Genomic DNA from Taurinivorans muris:
TGGTGTCGTGATCATCGCCGTGTTATTGCTTTCAGTCGGCACGGAGGTTTGACTTTGCATGTCCGCCGGACTGTCCAGCTGCAAATCCATGGCGAGCTGTGTTTCAATCAAACGCAAGGCTCTGTCATGGCGTGCGATAATATTGCCAAGCTGGGCTGTTCCGCCCAAATGTGCCGTGCTATTTTGCAGGTTGTCGAGCGAACCGCGGAGCGCCGCCATTTCCCTGTGCAAGGCTTGAATTTGTGACCAACTGTCCGCCTGAGCGGGCTGTACATTGGAAACTTGCGCCTGAAGCTGGCGGATAGCTCTTGTGTTCTCGTTGACTGCATATTGAAGATTATTGCTGCCGGCTGTGCAGGCGCTGCCAAGGAGCAGCACAGGTACTAAAAGAGCGAGGTAAGATTTTTTCATATATTGAACTCCTTAGGTATTAATAGGTTTACTGCGTTTCATTCCGAAAACAAGATATGAAATTCCTCCTAAAACCGGGAGGAAAATTCCTGCCAAAACCCAAAGTACGCGTTCCTTTTCAGTTGGGAACTCATGTTTCATCGCATGCCATATGGCCCAGAGGTTGAGTATGGCGGGCAACATCAAAAGAAAAAACGTGAAACCGGAAACATCAGAA
This window encodes:
- a CDS encoding PLD nuclease N-terminal domain-containing protein, which codes for MFFSDVSGFTFFLLMLPAILNLWAIWHAMKHEFPTEKERVLWVLAGIFLPVLGGISYLVFGMKRSKPINT